In one window of Helianthus annuus cultivar XRQ/B chromosome 17, HanXRQr2.0-SUNRISE, whole genome shotgun sequence DNA:
- the LOC110922961 gene encoding 30S ribosomal protein S6 alpha, chloroplastic, translating to MKMMISSSSSFLASRPLLQTLTPFPTNKLTPFVYNHPHLQIKTNPFSIKAQTLDFSGTFFEGGLGNEDDSINSSMAAVEEQQEPQCPPGLRQYETMAVLRPDMSEDERLSLTHKYEELLVAGGGMYVEVFNRGVIPLAYSIKKKNKAGETNTYLDGIYLLFTYFTKPESIEVLEATLKMDDDVIRSSTFKVRKRKY from the exons atgaagatgatgatctcttcttcttcttctttcctcGCATCACGTCCTCTACTCCAAACCCTAACTCCTTTCCCCACCAACAAGCTCACACCTTTCGTCTACAACCACCCCCATCTTCAAATCAAAACAAACCCCTTTTCGATCAAGGCCCAAACCCTAGATTTCTCCGGAACATTCTTCGAAGGAGGCCTCGGAAACGAAGATGACTCCATCAACTCATCCATGGCTGCCGTTGAAGAACAACAGGAGCCCCAGTGCCCACCGGGTCTAAGACAGTATGAAACCATGGCTGTTTTACGACCCGATATGTCTGAAGACGAACGACTCTCTTTAACCCACAAGTACGAAGAG TTGCTTGTTGCTGGAGGTGGGATGTACGTTGAGGTGTTCAACAGGGGAGTTATTCCACTTGCATACAGCATCAAGaagaaaaacaaagctggcgaaacCAACACATACTTAGACGGTATTTATCTTTTGTTTACGTATTTCACGAAACCCGAATCGATTGAGGTGCTTGAGGCAACGTTAAAGATGGATGATGATGTGATTAGGTCTTCCACCTTCAAGGTTAGGAAAAGAAAGTATTAG